A single genomic interval of Mucilaginibacter robiniae harbors:
- a CDS encoding glutamate--tRNA ligase family protein, protein MSTTPDSLNVVFNKTRIAPTPSGFLHLGNVLSFSLTAALARKTNASILLRIDDLDRERANPLYVQDIFDTLNFLEIPWDEGPRNFQEFKSDWSQVHRLPHYQQALQQLKENRAVFACTCSRSQLRQPGGSEGIYPGTCRDHTVFNDTVNANWRLLTDVVTPLFVRTLPCSELIQATLPDSMQDFVIKKKDGYPAYQLASMIDDLHFGVDLIVRGEDLWPSTLAQLYLAQQLGNNNFASCTFLHHRLLNEPTGQKLSKSAGATSIRYLRQQGYKVADVFSSIAQMLGLHEISATWQDLAELMNI, encoded by the coding sequence ATGAGTACAACACCTGATAGCCTAAACGTAGTTTTTAACAAAACAAGAATAGCGCCTACGCCGAGCGGATTTTTGCATTTAGGTAATGTACTTTCTTTTTCACTGACGGCTGCCCTGGCGCGTAAAACTAACGCTTCTATTTTGCTGCGTATTGATGATCTGGATCGTGAAAGGGCGAACCCACTGTATGTTCAGGATATATTTGATACATTGAATTTTTTGGAAATTCCGTGGGATGAGGGGCCTCGTAATTTTCAGGAGTTTAAAAGCGATTGGTCGCAGGTACATCGGCTGCCTCACTACCAGCAAGCTCTACAACAATTAAAAGAAAATAGAGCCGTATTTGCCTGTACTTGTTCGCGCTCACAGCTTCGGCAACCTGGGGGGAGCGAGGGCATTTATCCTGGCACCTGCCGAGATCACACTGTTTTTAATGATACAGTAAATGCAAACTGGCGTTTGCTTACTGATGTTGTAACTCCGCTTTTTGTTAGAACATTGCCGTGTAGTGAATTAATACAAGCTACACTTCCTGATTCCATGCAAGATTTTGTAATAAAGAAAAAGGATGGATACCCAGCCTATCAATTAGCATCAATGATAGATGATTTGCATTTCGGAGTTGACTTGATTGTGCGTGGAGAGGATTTATGGCCATCTACTTTAGCCCAACTATATCTGGCCCAGCAATTAGGAAACAATAACTTTGCTAGCTGTACTTTTTTGCACCACCGTTTACTCAATGAACCTACCGGGCAAAAACTTTCTAAATCGGCCGGTGCTACTTCCATTCGTTACCTCCGTCAGCAAGGTTACAAGGTAGCAGATGTTTTTTCATCTATTGCCCAAATGTTGGGTTTACATGAAATTAGTGCTACTTGGCAAGATTTGGCTGAATTGATGAACATTTAA
- a CDS encoding DUF421 domain-containing protein, translating into MRLDWNNIFIKDLEWSVAGEITFRTLVMFILILLFLRLSGKKGVRQLSLFEVAVIIGLGSAAGDPMFNQENAILPAVVVFISILLFYRLLTWAASKSETFEKILEGEPLYIIEDGLFVLDTNHTEPMFAKDEFLAEMRQQSIEHLGQVKTAILETAGNVSFFYYPDEEVKPGLPVLPKAYNKKSKEVPAPGRYACTYCGHVEDISAGCCCQRCKKEEWVEAIQTLRLS; encoded by the coding sequence ATGCGCTTAGACTGGAATAATATTTTTATTAAGGATTTAGAGTGGAGTGTGGCGGGCGAAATTACTTTTCGAACGCTGGTTATGTTTATCCTGATTTTACTGTTTCTGCGGCTTTCGGGTAAAAAAGGGGTCAGGCAACTTTCATTGTTTGAAGTGGCCGTTATTATTGGGCTGGGTTCTGCTGCCGGCGACCCCATGTTTAACCAAGAAAACGCCATTTTACCTGCTGTGGTGGTATTTATCAGTATCCTGCTTTTTTACCGCCTGCTCACTTGGGCAGCCAGCAAAAGCGAAACATTCGAAAAAATACTGGAAGGTGAACCGTTATATATCATTGAAGATGGTTTATTTGTATTAGACACCAATCATACAGAACCTATGTTTGCTAAAGATGAGTTTTTGGCAGAAATGCGGCAGCAAAGTATTGAGCATTTAGGTCAGGTTAAAACAGCTATTTTAGAAACTGCAGGTAATGTAAGTTTCTTTTACTACCCCGACGAAGAAGTAAAGCCCGGCTTACCCGTACTGCCGAAAGCTTATAACAAAAAGAGTAAAGAGGTGCCTGCTCCTGGTAGATACGCTTGCACCTATTGCGGTCATGTGGAAGATATTAGTGCAGGTTGCTGCTGTCAGCGTTGTAAAAAAGAAGAGTGGGTAGAGGCTATACAAACTTTACGGTTAAGCTAA
- a CDS encoding SusC/RagA family TonB-linked outer membrane protein, whose amino-acid sequence MRKFYLLCLLLLCMVTAQAQNRALNGRVVDASNSQPLIGVSVSVKGTQAGTATDINGKFTLNVPSGQAVTLVAKYIGYADQEVAYTPTDQDITIKLPARANDLDEVVVVGYGTIKRRDLTGSVASVKASDIVKTPTHNALEAIEGRASGVDITRSSGNAGSGVNIQIRGTRSIPSYTLNPNNPNAANYPLYVIDGVQTLNASTINNLNPNDIESIDVLQDAASTAIYGSQGANGVVIVTTKKGISGKPKISYNGYYGFNGFTQFPQPRQGEDYLNLRREAYRGTTGSYQPDNVVFNNPGELAAIQAGQFVNWVDLATRNGQQQSHTVSVRGGSDATKAFFSAGYFNEQGQLRNNDYTRYTLRYNIDHKLSSWFKAGITGQLAYSKTNDRRDPLSTALTATPLGVPYNADGSINLYPIAGNTIFTSPLTDERPGASINELLSTEINTTAYTELTPIKGLTYRMNFGSILSNSRRGEFYDQYSLTQNNAKYPLARVTNSNSRYYNWDNIITYNRQFAKHNATVTVLSSYVHSDGEDVLAQGISQTLNAQNFYGLAGTQTTSRTIADPYSRYDLLAYAGRFNYSYDGRYLLQGTLRFDGASRLAPGHKWDSFPSVSAGWVASQESFLKNVSTITNLKFRASYGVTGNSGLPVYGTQSLLTAIPMGFGDTPANAYTFNGTIVAEGLGWEKSHELDLGIDFGVLKNRITGTVDFYNTKTTGLLYPRSLPQSTGQSLVYQNIASTSNQGINITLTSINIQSKSFTWSTTATFSHNREKILSLVDGRNIIDASVPEERSLFIGSPVQSFYTYKKAGIWQLNENPSAVMLGNTPFKYGDIKVQDLNGDNIIDATNDRTVIGHAQPQWYGGLQNTFRYKNIDLNIYVLARYGQTIKAEFVGRYNPSGTTNGPANFNYWTPENPTNDFPQPRTGSSLATIYPTTYPSLYYIDGSFIKIKNLSLGYTFPKSITDKFKIGTLRAYATASNIFTFTRNKLLRDYDPERGGAESAPISRQLVFGVNLDL is encoded by the coding sequence ATGAGGAAATTTTATCTCTTATGCTTACTACTGCTATGTATGGTTACGGCACAGGCTCAAAACCGTGCGCTGAACGGGCGTGTGGTTGATGCCAGCAACAGTCAGCCATTAATAGGCGTAAGCGTTAGCGTTAAAGGTACGCAAGCAGGTACAGCAACCGACATTAATGGTAAATTTACCTTGAATGTACCTTCGGGTCAAGCGGTAACGCTAGTAGCCAAATACATTGGTTATGCCGACCAGGAAGTAGCTTATACACCTACCGACCAGGATATTACCATTAAACTACCAGCCCGCGCTAACGACTTGGATGAGGTAGTGGTAGTAGGCTACGGTACTATTAAACGTCGTGACTTAACCGGTTCAGTTGCTTCTGTTAAGGCAAGCGATATTGTGAAAACTCCAACGCACAACGCATTAGAAGCTATTGAAGGTCGTGCATCGGGTGTGGATATTACGCGCAGTTCTGGTAATGCAGGTTCTGGCGTTAATATTCAAATTCGTGGTACCCGGTCTATTCCAAGTTACACACTGAACCCCAACAACCCTAATGCTGCTAATTACCCATTGTATGTGATTGATGGGGTACAAACACTAAATGCCAGTACTATCAATAATTTAAACCCTAATGATATTGAAAGCATTGATGTTTTGCAAGATGCAGCATCAACAGCTATCTATGGTTCACAGGGTGCTAACGGGGTGGTTATCGTAACTACTAAAAAGGGTATTTCTGGCAAGCCTAAAATATCTTACAACGGCTATTATGGGTTTAATGGTTTTACTCAGTTTCCTCAACCACGCCAAGGTGAGGATTACCTGAACCTCCGCCGGGAGGCTTATCGTGGAACCACAGGCTCTTATCAACCAGATAATGTAGTATTCAACAACCCTGGCGAACTGGCAGCTATACAAGCCGGGCAGTTTGTTAACTGGGTAGATTTGGCGACACGCAACGGACAGCAACAGAGCCATACCGTAAGTGTTCGTGGTGGTTCAGATGCCACAAAGGCTTTCTTCTCAGCGGGTTATTTTAATGAACAGGGGCAACTGCGGAACAATGACTACACCCGTTATACCCTGCGCTATAATATTGATCATAAACTAAGTAGCTGGTTTAAAGCAGGTATTACTGGACAGTTAGCTTACAGTAAAACTAATGATCGGCGCGATCCGCTATCTACTGCTTTAACAGCTACACCGTTGGGTGTACCTTACAATGCAGATGGGAGTATCAATTTGTATCCTATAGCTGGCAATACCATATTTACAAGTCCGCTTACCGATGAACGGCCTGGAGCTTCCATTAATGAACTGTTATCTACTGAAATTAATACAACAGCCTATACTGAACTAACACCTATCAAAGGACTTACTTATCGTATGAACTTTGGTAGCATTTTAAGCAATAGTCGCCGTGGGGAGTTTTACGATCAATATTCCCTTACCCAAAACAACGCCAAATATCCATTGGCAAGGGTAACCAACAGCAATTCACGTTATTACAACTGGGATAATATAATTACCTACAACCGTCAATTTGCTAAGCATAATGCAACTGTAACAGTTTTGTCCAGCTATGTACATAGTGATGGCGAGGATGTGCTTGCCCAAGGCATCAGCCAAACCCTTAATGCACAAAATTTTTATGGCTTAGCAGGTACGCAAACCACCAGCAGAACTATTGCTGATCCTTATAGCCGTTATGATCTGTTGGCGTATGCCGGCCGCTTCAATTACAGTTATGATGGCAGATACTTACTACAAGGTACTTTAAGATTTGACGGTGCATCCAGATTAGCGCCAGGGCATAAATGGGATTCCTTTCCATCTGTGTCAGCAGGCTGGGTAGCTAGTCAAGAATCTTTTTTGAAAAATGTATCAACTATTACCAACTTGAAGTTTCGCGCCAGCTATGGTGTAACTGGTAATTCAGGCTTGCCTGTTTACGGAACGCAAAGCTTATTAACGGCTATTCCAATGGGCTTTGGTGATACTCCGGCTAATGCTTATACCTTTAATGGAACTATTGTAGCCGAAGGCCTAGGTTGGGAAAAATCTCATGAGCTTGATTTAGGTATCGATTTTGGTGTGTTAAAAAATCGCATTACTGGTACAGTAGATTTTTATAACACTAAAACCACTGGTTTGCTGTATCCACGTTCATTGCCACAGTCAACAGGTCAGTCTTTAGTCTATCAAAACATTGCCTCTACATCAAACCAGGGTATAAATATTACCTTAACTAGTATAAACATTCAAAGCAAAAGCTTTACCTGGAGTACTACCGCAACTTTCTCACACAATCGTGAAAAGATTTTGAGCTTGGTTGATGGCCGCAACATTATAGATGCCAGTGTTCCGGAAGAACGTTCCTTGTTCATCGGTTCTCCAGTTCAATCTTTTTATACCTATAAAAAAGCTGGTATTTGGCAATTGAATGAAAACCCATCAGCAGTGATGCTGGGCAACACGCCTTTCAAATATGGCGACATTAAAGTGCAGGACCTAAACGGTGATAACATTATTGATGCGACTAATGATCGTACGGTAATAGGCCACGCGCAACCACAATGGTATGGTGGCTTGCAAAATACCTTCCGTTATAAAAACATTGACTTAAATATCTATGTTTTGGCGCGTTATGGCCAAACTATCAAAGCGGAGTTTGTAGGTCGTTACAATCCGTCAGGCACAACCAATGGGCCGGCTAACTTTAATTATTGGACACCAGAAAACCCAACTAATGATTTTCCGCAGCCCCGTACTGGCAGCAGCTTAGCTACCATATACCCAACAACCTATCCATCACTGTACTATATTGATGGTTCATTTATAAAAATTAAGAACTTATCATTAGGCTATACTTTCCCCAAAAGTATAACTGATAAGTTTAAGATTGGCACGTTGCGGGCTTATGCTACAGCATCCAACATATTCACTTTTACCCGCAACAAACTATTACGTGATTATGACCCTGAACGTGGCGGTGCTGAATCAGCACCTATCAGCCGTCAGTTGGTATTTGGTGTAAACCTGGACTTATAA
- a CDS encoding RagB/SusD family nutrient uptake outer membrane protein, with the protein MRNVIYKAAFVSALTATLLSCNKRLNEVNPSGATADATWSTPEGFITNVNGAYQQQRAWYGKEDGPLVSEAGSDLWFNANKSNYANQVTRYEGLSAASPSSAGTVFRLFYQAINVCNAGIGRIDNAGFTNQDEKNRRLGELRFLRAFYYWHIVEQFGGVNLRTTEVTTPELTATRSPVSAFYDLIIGDLKFAADNLPLASYWGTEYSRASKKSALGLLARVYLSRAYYATGTDRTNYFTLADNTAKEVISRKGEFGVDLWTSPTDLWNPSNNKNNKEALYIISNSTNTALDYDANANRLHAWFLTQYSNKPGLVLSIPYGYDNQRRLQPTRYLLDLFDETKDARYAASFQETWIANNTTSGTTAYTWTAANATTYGKAASVVGTQVVSGRDLALQITKNVVADKATKPWVLIDRNDLYNTNGTIKSLTDFVALKKFLDYTRTVPNSQPGYNDIMVIRLAEMYLIAAEAEFQLGNYTGAAAQLNVLRTRAAIKTPIDQTAAMQTTAAAVQTGGISFILEERARELCGEHLRWFDLKRTLSPTDFAAWIKAKNPDITAVQPFHTLRPVPLAELNALTNGAEFGQNPGY; encoded by the coding sequence ATGAGAAACGTTATATATAAAGCTGCTTTTGTTTCGGCATTGACAGCCACTTTACTGTCATGTAACAAAAGATTGAATGAAGTAAACCCATCAGGCGCTACTGCCGATGCAACCTGGAGCACACCAGAAGGGTTTATCACCAATGTAAACGGTGCCTACCAGCAGCAAAGGGCTTGGTACGGTAAAGAGGATGGTCCCCTTGTTTCTGAAGCTGGTTCGGATTTATGGTTTAACGCTAATAAATCAAACTATGCCAACCAGGTTACCCGCTATGAAGGGCTTTCGGCAGCCTCGCCAAGTTCAGCAGGTACGGTTTTCCGCCTGTTTTACCAAGCTATCAATGTATGCAATGCCGGAATCGGACGCATCGACAATGCCGGATTTACTAACCAGGACGAAAAAAATCGTCGGTTAGGTGAATTGCGCTTTTTACGCGCTTTTTATTACTGGCACATTGTAGAACAATTTGGTGGCGTAAATTTAAGAACTACAGAGGTAACTACTCCCGAACTAACCGCTACACGCAGTCCGGTAAGTGCATTTTATGATTTAATTATTGGCGATTTGAAATTTGCAGCTGATAACTTGCCCTTAGCTAGCTATTGGGGTACTGAGTATAGCCGTGCATCTAAAAAATCAGCGCTCGGTTTATTAGCCAGAGTATATCTATCCAGAGCCTATTATGCCACCGGAACAGATCGTACTAATTACTTTACCTTAGCTGATAATACAGCCAAGGAAGTAATATCACGCAAGGGTGAGTTTGGCGTTGATTTGTGGACCTCACCAACCGACTTATGGAATCCATCCAACAACAAGAATAATAAAGAGGCACTTTACATCATCAGCAATTCTACCAACACAGCATTAGATTATGATGCCAATGCTAATCGTTTACATGCATGGTTTTTAACGCAGTACAGTAATAAACCAGGCTTGGTGTTAAGTATTCCTTATGGCTACGATAACCAACGCCGATTACAGCCTACCCGTTACCTACTTGATTTGTTTGATGAAACCAAAGATGCCCGCTATGCAGCCAGCTTTCAGGAAACTTGGATAGCTAATAATACCACATCTGGTACTACAGCATACACCTGGACGGCTGCAAACGCTACAACTTACGGTAAGGCAGCAAGCGTGGTGGGAACGCAAGTGGTGAGTGGTCGTGATTTGGCTTTGCAGATTACCAAAAACGTAGTTGCTGATAAAGCGACTAAGCCTTGGGTACTTATTGACCGTAATGATTTGTACAACACCAATGGTACAATTAAATCGTTAACTGATTTTGTGGCACTTAAAAAGTTTCTGGATTATACTCGAACTGTGCCTAACTCTCAACCTGGCTACAATGACATTATGGTGATTCGTTTAGCTGAGATGTACCTGATTGCCGCAGAAGCAGAATTTCAATTAGGAAATTATACAGGTGCTGCAGCACAGCTTAATGTACTGCGTACCCGTGCGGCCATCAAAACTCCTATTGACCAAACTGCGGCTATGCAAACAACGGCTGCAGCTGTACAAACTGGTGGCATAAGTTTTATTTTAGAAGAACGCGCCCGTGAACTTTGTGGTGAGCATCTGCGTTGGTTTGACTTAAAACGTACTTTAAGCCCAACCGATTTTGCCGCGTGGATCAAAGCTAAAAACCCAGACATTACAGCAGTTCAACCATTTCATACCTTGAGGCCTGTACCGCTTGCCGAACTGAATGCCTTAACTAATGGAGCTGAGTTTGGTCAGAACCCTGGTTATTAA